From Synechococcus sp. A10-1-5-1, a single genomic window includes:
- a CDS encoding cation:proton antiporter → MTSELIWGFAFFAGALAQLLARLSGWPSVVLLLAAGLFIGDAGLDWVQPETLGGGLESLVGLLVSLVLFDGGLNLRLAGRDLQRTVLQLVLTRGLLGLVGGALLAHELAGLPWPLAWVFGAIALGTGPTVITPLVQQMRLVPRLANVLEAEGLILEPVGAVLALLLLQLALGDLSQWDQVLPLLLLRLGGGVLIGSLCGWLLVLVLERLPSDAEGLKLQLSLGVLFLLVSGTQALLPEAGLPAAVSAGVVVGLLLNDAASTLDALIAHLAQLAITVLFPLLAADLSWGELSPLGWGGASCVAALMLFRWLVVQAGSVGLQGLNWSDKLMLSWIAPRGIVTAAVASLFALKLSASGIAGGGALKGLVFLTILITVAVQGLSAPPLARRLGLVESDLEAALDASSGLAAGLEQQPGGEQIGTLEAAE, encoded by the coding sequence ATGACTTCTGAGCTGATCTGGGGCTTTGCCTTCTTTGCTGGGGCCCTGGCTCAGCTGCTGGCCCGTCTGAGTGGCTGGCCATCGGTGGTGTTGCTGCTGGCGGCGGGCCTGTTCATCGGTGATGCCGGGCTGGATTGGGTGCAGCCCGAGACCCTGGGGGGAGGGCTGGAGTCCTTGGTGGGGCTGCTGGTCAGCTTGGTGCTCTTCGATGGCGGCCTGAATCTGCGCTTGGCCGGCCGGGACCTGCAGCGCACGGTGTTGCAGTTGGTGCTGACCCGTGGCCTGCTCGGGCTGGTGGGTGGCGCGCTCTTGGCCCATGAACTGGCGGGGCTGCCCTGGCCTTTGGCCTGGGTCTTTGGTGCCATCGCCCTGGGAACGGGGCCCACGGTGATCACTCCCCTGGTGCAGCAGATGCGCCTGGTGCCGCGGCTCGCCAACGTCTTGGAGGCTGAGGGGTTGATCTTGGAGCCGGTGGGGGCGGTGTTGGCCCTGCTGCTGTTGCAGTTAGCCCTGGGTGATCTGTCCCAGTGGGATCAGGTCCTGCCGCTGTTGCTGCTGCGCTTGGGCGGTGGGGTGTTGATCGGCAGTCTCTGCGGCTGGCTACTGGTCCTGGTGCTGGAGCGCCTGCCGAGCGACGCCGAGGGGCTCAAGTTGCAGCTGAGCCTGGGGGTGTTGTTTCTCTTGGTGAGTGGCACCCAGGCCCTCCTGCCGGAGGCGGGATTGCCGGCGGCGGTGTCAGCGGGGGTCGTGGTGGGCCTGCTCCTGAACGATGCAGCGAGCACGCTCGATGCGTTAATCGCCCACCTGGCGCAGCTGGCGATCACGGTGCTGTTCCCGCTCTTGGCGGCCGATCTCTCCTGGGGTGAGCTCTCTCCCCTGGGCTGGGGCGGCGCGAGTTGTGTGGCCGCCTTGATGCTGTTCCGTTGGTTGGTGGTTCAGGCCGGTTCGGTGGGCCTGCAGGGTCTGAACTGGAGCGACAAGTTGATGCTCAGCTGGATCGCGCCGCGGGGGATCGTGACGGCAGCGGTGGCCAGCCTGTTTGCCCTGAAATTGAGTGCCTCCGGCATCGCTGGCGGTGGCGCGCTCAAGGGCCTGGTGTTCCTGACCATCCTGATCACCGTCGCCGTGCAGGGACTCTCCGCTCCCCCACTGGCCCGTCGCCTGGGGCTTGTTGAGAGTGACCTAGAGGCTGCGCTCGATGCGAGCTCTGGCCTCGCCGCTGGGTTGGAGCAGCAGCCAGGTGGTGAGCAAATCGGGACCCTGGAGGCTGCCGAGTAG
- a CDS encoding DUF1643 domain-containing protein: protein MAIHQQQQGFEGGAAGQNALEIEWTQPGRTGRAALSPCGRYRWWLERQWQPRAPRLLFIGLNPSRADGQRDDPTLRRLIGFAQAWGYGALEVLNLFSRISATPAVLRRSADPIGSQTDQWLQQRLRALTPAPGSAVWLGWGNGGQWRGRARAVLPVLLEQNVPLLALGLTASGQPRHPLYAAKAAQPLRLTHSGEELRPGSALR from the coding sequence GTGGCCATCCACCAGCAGCAGCAGGGGTTTGAGGGTGGTGCCGCCGGTCAAAACGCCCTGGAAATCGAGTGGACCCAGCCTGGCAGAACGGGCCGTGCTGCCTTGAGTCCCTGCGGCCGTTATCGCTGGTGGCTCGAGCGGCAGTGGCAGCCGCGGGCCCCGCGCCTGCTGTTCATCGGCCTGAATCCCTCCCGGGCCGATGGTCAGCGGGACGATCCCACCCTGCGGCGCTTGATCGGCTTCGCTCAGGCCTGGGGCTATGGAGCACTGGAGGTCCTGAACCTGTTTTCACGCATCTCCGCCACTCCGGCGGTGCTCCGGCGCAGCGCCGATCCGATCGGCTCGCAGACCGACCAGTGGTTGCAGCAGCGCCTGAGGGCCCTGACGCCTGCTCCAGGGTCTGCGGTCTGGCTGGGCTGGGGGAATGGCGGACAGTGGCGGGGGCGGGCTCGAGCGGTGTTGCCCGTTCTGCTCGAGCAGAACGTCCCGCTCCTGGCCCTGGGCCTGACCGCCAGCGGTCAGCCGCGGCATCCTCTCTATGCGGCCAAGGCTGCGCAGCCGCTGCGTTTGACCCATTCTGGGGAGGAGCTTCGGCCTGGTTCCGCCCTCCGATGA